In Corynebacterium endometrii, one DNA window encodes the following:
- a CDS encoding SulP family inorganic anion transporter: MDPTQPWRPTPGPAGLAIGGAGFKLLSVNKFNQTAEAEPQAPTGVADSFRFAFSSPARLRKEIFGGLAVALALIPEVLSFSILAGMDPKVGLFASVIMCIAIAFTGGRPAMISAAAGAVALVIAPLSHEYGADYVIAAVLLAGILQLVLSALGVARLMRFIPRSVMLGFVNGLGIMMFTAQLPHLTNVPWQVYALVCIGLSIMIVWPRITTVIPAPLIAIVVVTAIALATGWRVPDVGDQGELPTSLPGLFIPDVPFTLETLTILAPYVVGVALVGLMESLLTAKLVDDITEVHSDKTRESYGQGIGNIASALIGGMGVCAMIGQTMINVKDAQARTRLSTLLTGVFLLILIMVLGETVGAIPMAALVAVMIVVSANTINWRSVHPRTLRVMPASETMVMLVTVVGTVTTHNLAVGVIAGVLAAMVAFARRVAHVVSVELRGDTYRVKGQLFFASSNDLVYAFDYNLPGPVTVDLTQANVWDASTVATLDAVRAKYEAKGTSVEFVGLDDQSQQRLDRLSGTLD, from the coding sequence ATGGACCCCACCCAACCTTGGCGCCCTACGCCGGGGCCTGCCGGATTAGCAATCGGGGGCGCGGGGTTTAAGCTGCTATCCGTGAACAAGTTTAATCAGACCGCTGAGGCGGAGCCACAGGCGCCAACCGGCGTGGCAGATAGCTTCCGCTTCGCTTTTTCCTCGCCGGCGCGGCTGCGCAAGGAGATCTTCGGTGGCCTGGCGGTGGCGCTGGCTCTGATTCCAGAGGTCCTGTCCTTTTCGATCCTGGCGGGCATGGACCCCAAGGTGGGCCTGTTTGCCTCGGTGATCATGTGCATTGCCATCGCGTTCACCGGTGGCCGCCCGGCGATGATCTCCGCGGCGGCGGGCGCGGTGGCGCTGGTCATCGCGCCGCTATCCCATGAATACGGCGCCGATTACGTGATTGCGGCGGTGCTGCTAGCCGGCATCCTGCAGCTCGTCCTGTCGGCCCTGGGCGTGGCCAGGCTGATGCGCTTTATTCCGCGCTCCGTGATGCTGGGGTTCGTCAACGGGCTGGGCATTATGATGTTCACCGCCCAGCTTCCGCACCTGACCAACGTGCCGTGGCAGGTCTACGCGCTAGTGTGCATCGGCCTGTCCATCATGATTGTCTGGCCGCGGATCACCACCGTCATCCCGGCGCCGCTCATCGCCATCGTGGTGGTTACCGCCATCGCGCTGGCCACAGGCTGGCGGGTGCCGGACGTGGGGGACCAGGGGGAGCTGCCCACGTCCCTGCCTGGGCTGTTCATCCCGGACGTGCCGTTTACGCTTGAGACCTTGACCATCCTGGCGCCCTACGTGGTGGGCGTGGCCCTCGTCGGCCTGATGGAATCCCTGCTCACGGCGAAGCTGGTGGATGATATTACGGAGGTGCACTCTGACAAGACGCGGGAATCCTATGGGCAGGGCATCGGCAACATCGCCTCCGCTCTGATTGGTGGCATGGGCGTGTGCGCCATGATCGGCCAGACCATGATCAACGTCAAGGATGCCCAGGCGCGCACCCGCCTATCCACGCTGTTGACCGGCGTATTCCTGCTGATCCTCATCATGGTCCTCGGGGAGACCGTGGGGGCCATCCCCATGGCCGCCCTGGTGGCCGTGATGATCGTGGTCTCCGCGAACACCATCAACTGGCGTTCGGTGCACCCGCGCACGCTGCGGGTGATGCCGGCATCAGAAACTATGGTCATGCTGGTCACGGTCGTTGGTACGGTGACCACGCACAACCTGGCGGTGGGAGTCATAGCGGGCGTGCTCGCCGCGATGGTGGCCTTTGCCCGCCGGGTTGCCCACGTGGTCTCCGTGGAGCTGCGCGGGGATACCTACCGGGTCAAGGGGCAGCTGTTCTTCGCCTCCTCTAATGATTTGGTCTACGCCTTTGACTACAACCTGCCGGGACCGGTCACCGTGGACCTGACGCAGGCCAACGTGTGGGACGCCTCCACGGTCGCCACCCTGGACGCCGTTCGCGCCAAGTATGAGGCGAAGGGTACATCCGTGGAATTCGTGGGCCTGGATGACCAGAGCCAGCAGCGCCTTGACCGGCTGTCCGGCACGCTGGATTAA
- a CDS encoding FAD/NAD(P)-binding protein: protein MGNAETARAIAIVGAGPRGASIIERIAAYLKRSPDGADLTIHVIDDAQPGAGRVWATDQPRTLCMNTLAGAVTLFTEPGATVEAPVFEGPILYEWIRLLRGEREGIAPAKAAVFDEFSPEDSVMRGFAEEIAATRPESNPSRALYGAYIHWFYRVAAAQLPDGVTLVEHRSRVVALEARGPRDALRFADGTEVLADATVLATGWTANGPSRQEEALADSGMTWIRPDNPLDQPVDVLPEGGPVLVRGLGMGFFDLMALLTIDRGGLFVEDAGARSGLRYEPSGREPHLVVTSGRGYPYLPKSEYKSLPPAANLERLSKVCAALGDTPAGSRAIDFGVEVWPAIVRDAYSEYYRTQARVAPGTLRLPLPEVLALIDGADLEGAASAEEAFGAVRALNAALDGVSEEPFDLAYWMDPLAGFAGSVGELTALIGEGMARDIREAVSAWDSPVKAGLWAVSAARKPSSILGSEGRFTRASRDGAYAQFVATGQMAGSGPPLFRIRQLLALTDSGLVAFLGPRPALSLGEEFTVTSGGRSASSGALVDAWMHAPDITNPEAGGLFDSLIQAGRVRPFRDGRASASPEVDPATRRAVGGGGEPDVRLHIVGIPTHAQLPDTTISPMPGTDPLMLQETDKAAKSLLRTVGVL, encoded by the coding sequence ATGGGAAACGCGGAAACGGCACGGGCAATCGCCATCGTGGGCGCGGGCCCGCGCGGGGCGTCCATCATTGAGCGCATCGCCGCGTACCTCAAGCGCTCGCCCGACGGTGCCGATCTGACCATCCACGTCATCGATGACGCGCAGCCCGGCGCGGGGCGAGTCTGGGCCACGGACCAGCCCCGCACGCTGTGCATGAACACGCTGGCCGGCGCGGTGACGCTGTTCACGGAGCCGGGCGCCACCGTCGAGGCGCCCGTGTTTGAGGGGCCTATCCTCTATGAGTGGATCCGGCTGCTGCGCGGCGAACGCGAGGGCATCGCACCAGCCAAGGCTGCCGTCTTTGACGAGTTTTCGCCCGAGGACTCGGTCATGCGGGGCTTCGCCGAGGAAATCGCGGCCACCCGGCCGGAGTCCAACCCGTCCCGCGCGCTCTATGGCGCGTATATCCACTGGTTCTACCGGGTCGCGGCGGCGCAGCTGCCGGATGGGGTGACGTTGGTGGAGCATCGCTCGCGGGTGGTAGCACTCGAGGCGCGGGGGCCGCGGGACGCGCTGCGGTTTGCCGACGGGACCGAGGTGTTGGCCGATGCCACCGTGCTGGCCACCGGCTGGACGGCCAATGGACCGTCCCGGCAGGAGGAGGCGCTGGCGGACTCCGGGATGACGTGGATCCGCCCGGATAACCCGCTGGACCAGCCCGTCGACGTACTGCCGGAAGGCGGCCCGGTGCTGGTGCGCGGCCTGGGGATGGGCTTTTTCGATCTGATGGCGCTGCTGACTATTGACCGCGGAGGATTGTTCGTTGAGGACGCGGGCGCACGCTCCGGGCTGCGCTATGAGCCGTCCGGGCGCGAGCCACACCTGGTGGTCACCTCCGGCCGCGGCTACCCGTACCTGCCCAAGAGTGAGTACAAATCGCTGCCGCCGGCGGCGAACCTGGAGCGGCTCTCTAAAGTCTGCGCGGCCCTTGGGGACACCCCGGCCGGTTCGCGAGCAATTGATTTTGGCGTGGAGGTGTGGCCGGCGATTGTCCGTGACGCCTACTCGGAGTATTACCGCACCCAGGCGCGGGTTGCACCCGGTACCCTCCGCCTCCCCTTGCCCGAGGTCCTGGCGCTCATTGACGGGGCGGACCTGGAGGGCGCGGCCTCGGCGGAAGAGGCATTCGGCGCGGTCAGGGCGCTAAACGCGGCGCTGGATGGGGTTAGCGAGGAGCCCTTTGACCTGGCCTATTGGATGGATCCGCTGGCGGGGTTCGCGGGATCCGTCGGGGAGCTCACGGCGCTTATCGGCGAGGGCATGGCGCGGGACATCCGCGAGGCGGTATCCGCATGGGACAGCCCCGTCAAGGCCGGGCTGTGGGCGGTGTCCGCGGCGCGCAAACCCTCCTCCATCTTGGGCTCCGAGGGACGCTTTACCCGCGCCTCCCGCGACGGTGCCTACGCCCAATTCGTCGCCACCGGCCAGATGGCCGGATCCGGCCCGCCGCTGTTTCGCATCCGCCAGTTGCTTGCGCTGACCGACTCCGGCCTCGTCGCATTCCTGGGCCCGCGCCCGGCGCTCAGCCTCGGGGAGGAATTCACCGTGACCTCGGGCGGGCGCTCGGCCAGTTCGGGCGCGCTGGTGGACGCCTGGATGCACGCGCCGGACATCACCAACCCGGAGGCCGGGGGCCTGTTCGATTCGTTGATCCAGGCCGGGCGCGTGCGCCCATTTCGGGACGGCCGTGCCTCCGCCTCGCCCGAGGTCGATCCCGCAACCCGCCGCGCGGTGGGCGGGGGCGGCGAGCCGGACGTCAGGCTGCACATCGTGGGTATTCCCACCCATGCGCAGCTCCCGGATACCACCATCTCCCCGATGCCCGGCACGGATCCGCTCATGCTGCAGGAGACGGATAAGGCCGCCAAGTCGCTGCTTCGGACGGTTGGCGTCCTCTAG
- a CDS encoding HAD family hydrolase has translation MPNVVFSLYGVLLEGPGPEDRQRIEAAAGVEDPEAFWRVYSQLRPEYEAGLISDKQWWQKVANRAGLVEFSIAEAVAADFGARLDANEDMVAYAEQLIDEGHQVGVLANLPVGLARLVRAKHTWLGDLAAVAMSCDIGVAKPDPRAYAVAVDALGATVKDTLYFDANPSWVAGAREVGLRSYLISGVPSVKQVLATEPRKAPRNKRG, from the coding sequence ATGCCAAATGTTGTGTTCTCGCTCTACGGCGTGCTCCTCGAAGGGCCTGGCCCCGAGGACCGCCAGCGCATCGAGGCCGCCGCGGGAGTGGAGGACCCTGAGGCGTTCTGGCGGGTGTATTCGCAGCTTCGCCCCGAGTATGAGGCGGGTCTGATCTCAGACAAGCAGTGGTGGCAGAAGGTGGCCAACCGCGCGGGGCTCGTGGAATTTTCCATTGCAGAGGCGGTGGCCGCGGACTTCGGTGCGCGCCTTGACGCCAATGAGGACATGGTGGCCTACGCCGAACAGCTCATCGATGAGGGGCACCAGGTCGGCGTGCTGGCGAACCTGCCGGTGGGGCTCGCGCGACTGGTCCGCGCGAAGCACACGTGGCTAGGTGATCTCGCCGCGGTTGCCATGAGCTGCGACATCGGCGTGGCTAAGCCGGATCCGCGCGCCTATGCCGTGGCCGTGGACGCGCTGGGGGCGACGGTGAAGGACACCTTGTACTTTGACGCCAATCCCTCATGGGTGGCCGGCGCCCGCGAGGTGGGCCTGCGCTCATACCTTATCTCCGGCGTCCCCTCCGTCAAGCAGGTCCTCGCCACCGAGCCCCGCAAGGCGCCGAGGAATAAGCGGGGCTAG
- a CDS encoding Sir2 family NAD-dependent protein deacetylase has product MSFSDSAINHAHASALRSIARVVEETTEPTPPDRALAGVLAMLRERPALVLTGAGVSTDSGVPDYRGPQGSLNKHRPMTYQEFRHDRRALHRYWARSFVGWRVMNGAKPNRTHYALVELERAGFITGVLTQNVDGLHAEAGQGTVLPLHGDLAQVVCLNCGHVEDRAHFDARASEANPGYLESIHVDSVNPDGDVALPDEVVARFRLIGCEDCGSELLKPDVVYFGEPVPARRKDAAYAMLDAADSLLVAGSSLAVMSGFRFVLDAKKAGKPVAVINGGPGRGDDRVDILWRTQVGPAFDSILDGLGL; this is encoded by the coding sequence ATGAGCTTTTCGGATTCCGCCATCAATCACGCGCACGCCTCCGCGCTGCGTTCCATTGCGCGCGTGGTGGAGGAGACCACGGAGCCCACCCCGCCGGACCGGGCGCTTGCGGGCGTGCTGGCCATGCTGCGGGAGCGCCCCGCCCTGGTGCTCACCGGTGCGGGCGTGTCCACGGATTCGGGGGTGCCGGATTACCGCGGCCCGCAGGGATCGCTGAACAAGCACCGGCCGATGACGTATCAGGAGTTTCGCCATGACCGCCGGGCGCTGCACCGCTACTGGGCGCGCAGCTTCGTGGGGTGGCGCGTGATGAACGGGGCCAAGCCGAACCGCACGCATTACGCCCTGGTGGAGCTGGAGCGGGCGGGGTTTATCACGGGCGTGCTCACCCAGAACGTCGACGGGCTGCACGCGGAGGCCGGCCAGGGCACGGTGCTGCCGCTGCATGGGGACTTAGCCCAGGTGGTGTGCCTGAATTGCGGGCATGTGGAGGACCGCGCGCACTTTGACGCCCGCGCGTCCGAGGCCAACCCCGGCTACCTCGAATCCATCCACGTCGATAGCGTCAACCCGGACGGCGACGTGGCGCTGCCGGATGAGGTGGTGGCGCGCTTTAGGCTCATCGGGTGTGAGGATTGCGGATCGGAGCTACTAAAACCTGACGTGGTCTACTTCGGCGAACCGGTCCCGGCGCGGCGCAAGGACGCCGCCTACGCGATGCTGGATGCGGCGGATTCCCTGCTGGTTGCCGGCAGCTCCCTGGCCGTGATGAGCGGGTTCCGCTTCGTGCTGGACGCCAAGAAGGCCGGCAAACCCGTGGCGGTCATCAACGGCGGGCCGGGGCGGGGCGATGACCGGGTGGACATCCTTTGGCGCACGCAGGTGGGCCCGGCCTTTGATTCCATCCTGGACGGGCTGGGCCTCTAG
- the amn gene encoding AMP nucleosidase yields the protein MSKLQHCKDVDQAIVRLKDHYEASCELARATLAAGNFEDYRHVTYPKLMVDIREWRPIDRSEPFGYVDEAGRYSATISKPHIIEAYLREMLERLTGNYPCDIYVGASKVQIPPEYIADAGAIPERRGDIPRPTLDDVNDAIVDGDWRAFHGKEKPLFLFGAQRFDIACARIEHYTGIKVDSLQKYILFTNYDMHTGEFVRFGLGALADEASRYEALLLPNGESIHPNEAVDIDADSLGLSSRFQMPRFDLVTREGDGITMINIGVGPSNAKTITDCLAVLRPEAWIMIGHCAGLDGRMRIGDLILGNAYQREDHILDHRLGANSPIPAVPEVQRALEKAVESVYGEDNVLMRTGTVLSTDDRNWEWRTNRELWEWLRGSTAVAVDMESCTLAANGYRYRVPYGTLLSVSDLPLHAVPKLPAQAQAFYSNSKEAHVICAVRAMEALAANPQRLRTRKLRRTIGEVPFR from the coding sequence ATGAGCAAATTGCAGCACTGCAAGGACGTGGACCAAGCCATAGTTCGCCTAAAAGACCACTATGAGGCCTCCTGCGAGTTGGCCCGGGCCACGCTGGCCGCCGGGAACTTTGAGGATTACCGCCATGTCACCTACCCCAAGCTCATGGTGGACATCCGGGAATGGCGGCCAATTGACCGCTCCGAACCCTTTGGCTACGTGGATGAGGCCGGCCGCTACAGTGCCACCATCTCCAAGCCGCACATTATCGAGGCCTACCTGCGGGAAATGCTTGAACGCCTGACCGGCAACTACCCGTGCGATATTTATGTGGGCGCCTCCAAGGTGCAGATCCCGCCGGAGTACATCGCGGATGCCGGGGCCATCCCGGAGCGCCGCGGTGACATCCCACGGCCCACGCTGGATGACGTCAATGACGCCATCGTTGACGGTGATTGGCGCGCGTTCCACGGCAAGGAAAAGCCGCTCTTCCTCTTTGGGGCGCAGCGCTTTGATATCGCCTGCGCGCGCATCGAGCACTACACCGGAATCAAGGTGGATTCGCTGCAAAAGTACATCCTGTTTACCAACTATGACATGCACACCGGAGAGTTTGTCCGCTTCGGCCTGGGAGCCTTGGCCGATGAAGCCTCCCGTTACGAGGCGCTGCTGCTGCCCAACGGGGAATCCATCCACCCCAACGAGGCGGTGGATATAGATGCGGATTCTCTGGGGCTAAGCTCGCGCTTCCAGATGCCGCGCTTCGATCTGGTGACGCGGGAGGGGGATGGCATCACCATGATCAACATCGGCGTGGGACCCTCCAACGCGAAGACCATCACTGACTGCCTCGCCGTCCTGCGGCCCGAGGCGTGGATAATGATTGGTCACTGCGCCGGGCTCGATGGCCGCATGCGCATCGGGGACCTCATCCTGGGCAACGCCTACCAGCGTGAGGACCACATCCTCGATCACCGTCTGGGCGCCAATAGCCCAATCCCGGCCGTGCCGGAGGTCCAGCGCGCGCTGGAGAAGGCGGTGGAAAGCGTCTACGGCGAGGACAACGTGCTCATGCGCACCGGCACCGTGCTCTCCACGGATGACCGCAACTGGGAATGGCGCACCAACCGCGAACTCTGGGAGTGGCTGCGCGGTTCCACCGCCGTGGCCGTGGACATGGAGTCCTGCACGCTGGCGGCCAACGGCTACCGCTACCGAGTCCCGTACGGCACTCTGCTCAGCGTCTCTGACCTGCCGCTTCACGCCGTGCCCAAGCTCCCCGCCCAGGCGCAGGCCTTCTACTCCAACTCTAAGGAGGCGCACGTCATCTGCGCCGTTCGGGCAATGGAGGCGCTGGCCGCCAACCCGCAGCGGCTGCGCACCCGCAAGCTGCGCCGCACCATCGGCGAGGTGCCGTTCCGCTAG
- a CDS encoding ROK family transcriptional regulator, with protein sequence MNKAEPAFSRLQTPAAKCLHLVRLNPIITRSELVELTGLSQPTITRAVGSLLDAGLIQQRMDLTRSHGRGRPTVPLELATNNWMLAGIAVGTKSTHIALFDTKGRPLRDLDIETHVAELTHEDFIEHIIAGVHRLSTGLDYTLVSMGVSTSGRVDEDGRVYAPNLGWDGLDVPSLLRNHFGVPVIVSSAIPAILGSETQAADLSETAPVLVLFADDSIGAALSNSSGVRQIVPLPTVSSDLLNLDGAAAERALTTAGVLKSLKDAGAGQESLAAAVAAGEDTGSGAGATARAILDERARLLGEVAAELIDEYRPATVVVAGSAFYSDSSAPKKFAASARAACSTPTEDVELRMIPTHREIVRAVARAVALDQLLRTPLALGKTLERA encoded by the coding sequence ATGAATAAGGCAGAACCGGCATTCTCACGGCTACAAACACCAGCGGCAAAATGTCTCCACCTGGTGCGCCTTAACCCCATCATCACGCGCAGCGAATTAGTTGAACTAACCGGTTTGTCGCAGCCCACGATCACCCGGGCCGTCGGCTCGCTTTTGGACGCCGGCCTCATCCAGCAGCGCATGGACCTCACCCGCTCCCATGGCCGGGGCCGCCCCACCGTGCCGCTGGAGCTGGCAACCAATAACTGGATGCTGGCCGGCATTGCGGTGGGCACCAAATCCACGCACATTGCGCTCTTTGACACAAAGGGGCGCCCGTTGCGCGATCTTGACATCGAAACCCACGTGGCGGAGCTGACCCACGAGGACTTCATCGAGCACATCATCGCCGGCGTCCACCGCCTGAGCACGGGGCTGGACTACACGCTGGTGTCCATGGGCGTGTCCACCTCAGGGCGGGTGGACGAGGACGGCCGCGTCTACGCCCCGAACCTGGGCTGGGATGGCCTGGACGTGCCATCGCTATTGCGTAACCACTTCGGCGTGCCGGTCATCGTGAGCTCGGCGATTCCCGCAATCTTGGGCTCGGAAACTCAGGCGGCGGATCTCTCCGAAACGGCGCCGGTGCTGGTGCTTTTCGCCGACGACTCCATCGGCGCCGCCCTGTCCAATTCCTCCGGCGTCCGCCAGATTGTCCCGTTGCCCACCGTCAGCTCCGATCTGCTCAACCTCGACGGTGCGGCGGCGGAGAGAGCCCTGACCACCGCCGGCGTCCTAAAATCGCTGAAGGACGCGGGGGCGGGCCAGGAATCGTTGGCCGCGGCGGTGGCGGCGGGCGAAGATACCGGCAGTGGTGCCGGCGCCACGGCGCGGGCCATCCTGGATGAGCGGGCCAGGCTGCTGGGCGAGGTGGCCGCGGAGCTTATCGATGAATACCGCCCGGCGACCGTAGTGGTGGCGGGTTCCGCCTTCTATTCGGATTCCTCCGCGCCCAAGAAGTTCGCCGCCTCCGCCCGCGCGGCCTGCTCCACGCCCACCGAGGACGTTGAGCTGCGGATGATCCCCACCCACCGCGAGATTGTCCGCGCCGTGGCCCGCGCAGTGGCGCTGGACCAGCTGCTGCGCACGCCGCTGGCCCTTGGAAAGACCCTGGAGCGGGCCTAG
- a CDS encoding ferritin, with translation MDKRLEKALNDQVNSEHQAALVYTQLAYEMDNLSMTGMRDWFAAQAEEEREHAERFAKHLMDRGYRVELTTIELPPVKAATALDAFEAALAHEKHVSEQIRQIARIADEVKDLDSRGLINDFLDEQVEEEATVSEIIDRLKLVGNDGSGLLRIDAGLGQRQP, from the coding sequence ATGGATAAGCGACTAGAAAAGGCACTTAACGATCAGGTCAATTCCGAGCACCAGGCCGCCCTGGTCTACACGCAGCTGGCTTATGAGATGGACAACCTCTCCATGACCGGCATGCGTGATTGGTTCGCGGCGCAGGCCGAAGAGGAGCGTGAGCACGCCGAGCGCTTCGCCAAGCACCTCATGGATCGCGGTTACCGCGTTGAGCTCACCACCATCGAGCTCCCGCCCGTCAAGGCCGCCACCGCGCTGGATGCCTTCGAGGCGGCGCTGGCCCATGAAAAGCACGTCTCTGAGCAGATCCGCCAGATTGCCCGCATCGCTGATGAAGTCAAGGACCTGGACTCCCGCGGCCTGATCAACGACTTCCTGGACGAGCAGGTTGAGGAGGAGGCCACCGTCTCAGAGATCATCGACCGCCTCAAGCTCGTGGGCAACGATGGCTCAGGTTTGCTGCGCATCGACGCAGGCCTGGGGCAGCGTCAGCCTTAG
- a CDS encoding MFS transporter — MSKRFAAAVLPGPALNPINTTMISVALVPISMQTGVSAATAVWLVAGLYLVSAVFMPTFGTFADIFGPRKVYVFGLIVTAVCGVIPTLFPTFAGALIARLGIGVGTSAAYPAVMVLIRDDATRHGRETPKGLLSAVSFSSLATATVGPVLGGVLVDAFGWEAIFLVNIPFALITLGLALAYLPPDSARPAASTTPRGLKDIDWLGIALFAGSMVALLLFLLDVRGGAWWLVVLGVAAGVVFVLWEKNYKDPFVDVVMVAHNGPLTRTFLRFFLTLLCMYLVTYGFVQWAQGVQGYSSSMAGFIQLPTMILGAAATIWAGKNSKLFFQLMLTAGMLLVGGVMLVLLGADSPLWWLLLAMAAFGIPHGVCSVANQAALYVQAPANAMGSASGLSRTFTNIGAMVASAVISIVFGEEPTTSGMRIIAVILLCAAGALFVLTVTDKNLKAN; from the coding sequence CCCTGGTTCCCATATCCATGCAGACCGGCGTCAGCGCCGCCACGGCCGTGTGGCTGGTCGCGGGCCTCTACCTGGTCAGCGCGGTGTTCATGCCCACTTTCGGCACGTTCGCGGACATCTTTGGCCCGCGCAAGGTGTATGTCTTTGGCCTTATCGTGACCGCGGTGTGCGGGGTTATTCCCACGCTGTTTCCCACGTTTGCCGGCGCGCTGATTGCCCGGTTGGGCATCGGCGTGGGCACCTCCGCGGCGTACCCGGCGGTGATGGTGCTCATCCGTGACGATGCCACCCGGCACGGCCGCGAAACCCCCAAGGGTTTGCTATCCGCCGTGTCCTTTTCCTCCTTGGCCACGGCCACGGTGGGCCCGGTGCTGGGCGGTGTGCTGGTGGACGCGTTTGGCTGGGAGGCAATTTTCCTGGTCAACATCCCATTCGCGCTGATAACCCTGGGCCTCGCCCTCGCATACCTGCCGCCCGATTCCGCCCGCCCCGCCGCCTCCACCACCCCGCGCGGGTTGAAGGATATTGACTGGCTGGGCATCGCCTTGTTCGCAGGCTCCATGGTGGCGCTGCTGCTGTTTCTGCTCGACGTGCGCGGCGGGGCCTGGTGGCTGGTGGTGCTGGGAGTGGCCGCCGGCGTGGTATTCGTGCTGTGGGAGAAGAACTACAAGGACCCGTTCGTCGACGTGGTGATGGTGGCGCACAATGGGCCGCTCACGCGCACGTTCCTGCGCTTCTTCTTAACGCTCCTGTGCATGTACCTGGTGACGTACGGGTTTGTGCAGTGGGCGCAGGGGGTGCAGGGCTATTCCAGCTCGATGGCCGGGTTTATCCAGCTGCCCACCATGATCCTGGGCGCGGCGGCCACCATCTGGGCGGGCAAGAACTCCAAGCTGTTCTTCCAGCTCATGCTCACCGCCGGCATGCTGCTGGTGGGCGGGGTCATGCTGGTGTTGCTGGGGGCGGACTCCCCGCTGTGGTGGCTGCTTTTGGCCATGGCCGCCTTTGGCATCCCGCATGGCGTGTGTTCCGTGGCCAACCAGGCCGCGCTCTACGTCCAGGCCCCGGCCAACGCCATGGGTTCCGCCTCGGGGCTGTCCCGGACGTTTACCAACATCGGCGCGATGGTCGCCTCCGCGGTCATCTCAATCGTCTTCGGCGAGGAGCCAACCACCAGCGGCATGCGGATCATTGCGGTTATTCTGCTGTGCGCGGCCGGGGCCCTGTTTGTCCTGACGGTGACGGATAAAAACCTCAAAGCAAACTAA
- a CDS encoding esterase/lipase family protein gives MSPASLPDIRSTISTRLKKYWPRTSSSAQDLASANALREEVAAEIAAKLRATKRGEFTEDGTDTEAGTGEDAANKLGAAIGSLALGARLKPRGIFEDDWTARPTEKRPWPVIMIHGTCESKGNWQQLGEALRKAGWAAFAPDFGNRATGVLEDSARQIGAYIEAVLQVTGAEQVILVGHSQGGLLARYWMRTYGTAHLVRHVFCVGSPNHGTTQGGIISPLVTTRRGEEVMASVIEAFFGAAGAQQIVGSPLLEEMAAGGDLEPGVRYTCIATRADTVVVPPESCFLDATSAPEGTVRNIYVQDFDRLAVVLHQDLPMDKRVIAIITTILEQL, from the coding sequence ATGAGTCCCGCTTCGCTTCCCGATATCCGCAGTACCATCTCCACCCGCCTCAAAAAATACTGGCCGCGAACCTCCTCCTCGGCGCAGGATTTAGCCAGCGCGAACGCCCTACGCGAAGAGGTGGCGGCGGAAATCGCGGCCAAGCTGCGGGCGACCAAGCGCGGGGAATTTACTGAAGACGGTACGGATACCGAAGCCGGCACCGGCGAGGACGCCGCCAACAAACTCGGCGCGGCGATTGGCTCCCTGGCCTTGGGCGCCCGGCTCAAGCCGCGCGGCATCTTCGAGGATGACTGGACCGCCCGCCCCACCGAGAAGCGCCCGTGGCCGGTCATCATGATCCACGGCACGTGCGAGAGCAAGGGCAATTGGCAGCAGCTGGGCGAGGCCCTGCGCAAGGCCGGCTGGGCGGCATTCGCCCCGGACTTTGGCAACCGCGCCACGGGCGTCCTGGAGGACTCCGCCCGCCAGATCGGCGCCTACATCGAGGCGGTCCTGCAGGTCACCGGCGCGGAGCAGGTCATCCTCGTGGGCCACTCGCAGGGCGGCCTGCTGGCCCGGTACTGGATGCGCACGTACGGCACGGCGCACCTAGTCCGGCACGTGTTCTGCGTGGGTTCGCCGAACCACGGCACCACCCAGGGCGGCATCATCTCCCCGCTGGTGACCACGCGCCGCGGCGAAGAGGTCATGGCGTCCGTCATCGAGGCGTTCTTCGGCGCGGCCGGCGCCCAACAGATTGTGGGCAGCCCGCTGCTGGAGGAAATGGCGGCCGGCGGGGACCTGGAACCGGGGGTGCGCTACACCTGCATCGCCACGCGCGCGGACACGGTGGTGGTACCACCGGAATCCTGCTTCCTGGACGCCACCTCCGCGCCCGAGGGCACCGTCCGCAACATCTACGTCCAAGACTTCGACCGCCTGGCCGTGGTCCTCCACCAGGACCTGCCTATGGACAAGCGCGTGATAGCCATCATCACCACCATCCTGGAACAGCTGTAG